TCCTCGCAACTGCATCCCCCACCCCCCATCCGGGGACTACACCCATCATCAGGACTGCATAGAGCATCTGTGTTCCAATTTATGCTGGGGCCAAGATTGGACCTGTGCTGATTCACACTGTCCTTGgtcataaacaaaaaagtataGAACTCACTATGTCTGGGGTGCCCAGGATCGAATTTGTCCTCGTTTAAAGACATCTAGCCCAATTGAAAACGGATGCAGATGTTTCAATGACGACACTCAATAAACGAACCGGATCCAAAACAGACCAGCAGGGATCCGCGttggcaaaaaagaaagaaacgaggCCACAGCCGTTGTCGCAGTTTTCGTTTGGCTTAAAACCTGCTGCTTTAACATTGTTTTCTATGGAAACCAAAACAAGTGGGAATGACGCACACGGCTGTGTTCCGCCCGGGTAATTAATTAACTCATCTCCTCATCGCAACTGCATCCCCACCCCCTTTCCACCGACACCACCCTCCCTCCCGTCTACCATTGGTTTGCCAACACCTTGCGTATGGCGAGTGACTGATTACCTTTAACTGACTGCTCAAAGAGAAAGCATTAATGACAGGTATGACAGTAGTCGACCAAAAACGGTCGGCTACAGGCGCACACTTTCAGGCAATCATTTCGTCGCAGTTATTTGTCAACGCTTGGAAATGGTTAGTCAAAATCTGATATCTTTAATTCTGAAATTccgttttcaattaaaatgctCTTTAACTTTGGCTATGAATTAAATAACTATCTGACGAAACTCACAATACGGTGTGGAATGCTCGGCTAGAACTGTAAGACACAGACGTGAAATTTAAGAAGCGAATAAACTGAACAATATATTTACCCATTTTCTAATGTCGTCAAACTGCGTGTCCAGTACCTGTGTCGGAAGTTGCGATTCCACCTGAACGATATTGGGTGGCTGCGCTCTATTTGAATTTGTCGAAAGGCTCAATGGTCACTTTCTTGCAGTCGGATGGTACTTTTTATAAAGAAAAGTCAAGGTTTAGATAAAATGTTTAAACATCTACCAATGTGTCTTACTTTTAGAATAACGCTTTTTCCAAATGTTTGAGATATCTGTAAATGAAATCAGAAACTCAATTAAACGCTCAATCAATTCTGAGCTGTTGGCAGGGTAATCATGGAAGTGGTTGGGGCAGtcgatgttgttgtttgctcTGCCCTTGGCAATGATAAATGTTGCACAAGTTGTGGGGAAAGTTGTTTCTTTCGTTGCGACTGGTGTTGtcgtttcacaaatttcaaatgacttTCAGCATGTGAATTTTGGAACTTCTAAAATTATAAAACCAAACCCGATTAAGACCTGTTTAAAATGTCAGAGAATTGAGCaaacaaatgatgaaaatTTGACGTACTTAGCTTACAACCATCAGACTTTTACGTTGATGTATTCCATGTCAACCAGCTGTGTGAGTATTCCCATAGATTACTGAGACCAATAaggacctattttaaaagGCCAACAAAGGATCCCAATCCCAACCCTGCTGAACTCTTCTTCAACAGCTATGACACAACCTTTTTTGAAACTGAACAACTCCATTTGATCCACAAAGACTGCAAATCTTCAGTAAACTAGATTCTAGAATAGTTTATACAATGCTTAACTTTTTACAagaagtttcgttaaaataTATGTTGCTTAGTGCTTAACTGCTTACAGCCAAAGTTTCAGGTAATTTTTCAGCCACAATAAggtcttgaattttttacagCCACGATCCATTTCCGTTCCGTCTGCTATCACATTGCCACGTTGCCAATCCGACCCCTTTTGCAATTTCTTCCAGCCAATTATTTTccgacattttttatttgttttttattatgacCGCTACGATGCAAATCGTTCTATAACCTTTAACACAAGACGTTTTAAGATCCCTTCGATGGACAACATTTATTGACCACTTCAGCTAAGATTCCTGCCTGCGAATTCTGCCTTAACTGGCCAAGCCCTAACCAGCCTGGGGGGATTGCATATGACTGCGGAGTTCAATAGAAATCCTGTTCCGTCATCGTGAAATTAAGAAACGGAACGCAACGACCTTTTTGAATTGTGGCCGCGTGAGTTTAAAATCCCCCCCTGCACACTTGACCAGTCACATTTATGGGTGACACTTCGCCATTCTAGTCGAAACACTTTCCAACGaccaaataactgaaatataaAGCTTATTGAACTCTACTTGGGTAGCAGATCTTGCACGAACGCAAGgcaccacgtcaatgcaatgGCATTTAATGACGCAACAACGACAGAAAAGGAAGGGAAACTTATAAACGACAAGGTTGGCGTAATTGAGCTCTTTTCTGTCACATCAAAGTTCTTTTGGGTAAGTATCGATTCCTTATTGGAAAGACCTAGAAATATTTTCGTTCGTTTCTATTTACCGTCAGCCCAGCAATAACAGAACAATCTGACGGGGAAGCAGGGAGCGGAAGGTTGTCGCCTATAGTGGTTTAATAAAGCAGAGATTTGGCCAAGTAATAAGTGGTTAATAGAGAATTAACTTAGGGCTAACAATTAGGGactaaatagatttattttgattttgccaattcattaaaaaaatagctttgaagaaaagaaaagtttgttgtCTGTTCAATAGTTTTGAGGTGATTGCTTTAGGTATTTGCATCGGTGCATAAGATGAGAAGGCATTTATGTTATTATCGTCGTTGTTGCTTTTTCCGTTGTAGTCACAGTACTGGTTGAATCTTCCTGCTCAAGgataaagaaaatagaaacggCGTTTAATGTCAAGATATCATTTTTAATGTGGAGTTTTGAGTCTGACCGTCACACAGCAGTGTAAGTCGCCTGCCAATTATAAGTTGCGGCGTTGGGTTTAGTACTTTTGCGGGTATAAAACTGTATAAACATTATGCTGGATCTTGTGGTGAATACTGGAGGAATTTTACTTCCGGATACACCAAACAAATAATCCATGTGTTTGTCATCTTTAACCTGAAACGTCAAACAAGTTATAAAATACAattgaaaaacataaaataaacaacacGAACAAACACGTCATGATGGCTTTAacgtttcaatcaaatatcatcGGTATGAATCGCCGAATCGGCATTGCTTACATCGACAGAGCTGACGTTAGTCTCCACATTGAAGGCGGTGAATTCCAACCGGATTTTCTTTCCTGCTGGCACGATAATAGAGACAACGCAATACCTGTCCTTATTCCCGTAGTCGGCGGGAAAGTTGGCAGACTGGACAACACCGGTGCCCCCTGACGTCACATTGGTGCACATATTTTCGCATCCTTCGTGTCCGTAAATAAAACCCGCAGACACGTGCcatagataaaaataaaatgtcgtaAGTTAGATCTTTTAACCGTTTAAAAATgagatttcaaatgatttgaacGAACGAATGGGCGTTACCTAATGGATAATAGACATAACAAGAACTCCCTTGGCTCTGTTAaggttagaaaataaaatgtatgaaagggaaagaaaatatcGCTCGAATTGTACATGCGAATGAAGATTACCGTCACAGAAAAAGTCGCCTGCCAATTGTATACGGCGCTGGTGGGTTTCGGGCTACTGCTTTGACAGAAAAAGTAAATGTACATGAAGTTGGTTGTTGCGGGGACTAGGGCAGGAATTGTGTTTCCGGCTACAACGTAATCTAGACCGAAATAGGGGTCGGTTTCATCGTAAATCTGAGAAGTCAAACAAAATTTGGATCACTACGCACGTGGAACACTGAACTTTGATACATTGCTCACATAAACCTGCTGTTTACCAAACAAGAATTATCACTACGCCGATTAATGAAACACAGTAATGGACTGGGCatcaattaaataattaaaatgacgatttcaTGCTTACACCAATAGAGCAGACGTTAGTCTCCACATTGAAGGTGGTGAATTTCAATTGGATCATCCATCCGGCTGGCACGGTTATGCTGACTAAGCAATATCCGAACTCATTCCCGTAGTCACCGGGGAAGTTGGGAGACTGGACAACACCTCCCGATGACGTCAAATTGGTGCACATATTTCTGCAGGCTTCGCATTcccaaaaagaaggaaatgcgTAGGAACGTATAGATGCACGTGTTGTCGTTAGTCATATTGAAATCGAATTAATCCGACAATTAAATTATCCTCCATACCTGACCTAGAACCAGAAACAGTGCAATTAAAAAGAATCGGAAAAGGAgttgttgttttggttgtCGTCCATAGCGTCGATGATGAGGCGGCTTCAGATGGTGTGGTCGATGGAAtcgattttgttgttgttgtctctaCTTGTGTCGTAGATGTTGTGGTGGGTGTTGTTGCCTGCTCCCCGCTTGTCGTTTCCGTTGTTGGCGAAGAGGTTGACTGTTGTGTTGCTGTTTTTTCTGTCGTGGCtggtgatgttgttgttaaaTTTGCTTCCTCTGTGGTGCTGGTAGTGGTGGGGCCTTTAGATGTTGTTGACGAGGGAACTGCCATCGTGGTTGACCTGATTGAATTTGCCGTGTCAGTCGATGgaagaaattgattttgatggCGTTGCCATTGCAGACGCTGTTCTAATGGGCGAAGCttacgttgttgttgttgcggagGTTGTTTGTCTGCTGGTAGTGGCTGGGACTGTTGTTGTCGCTGCTGCTATGCTTGGTGTCGTTGAGGAGACGAAACTCGATGGATATGATAATGTGGATGAAACGGTCGATGTTGTCGTGTCTGCTTGACTCtgttgagaaaaaagaattcagaaaatgaaatcagaaACTCAATTTATCGTTGAATGTGAGCTGTTGGTAACCGTGGAAGTGGTTGGGCCACTTGATGTTGTTCCCTGCTCTGcccttgttgttgatgtttccCAAGTTGTGGGGGAAGTTTTTGTTTCTGTCGTCGCGACTGGTGTTGTTGTGGAGGTTGTTTGCTCTGTGATGCTGGTCGTGGTTGTTGTCGGTTGTGTTGTTTCTGTTCCCGTTGTTgtctgtgttgttgttgggataGCAGAGGACGTCGCTGGTGGATATGCGGTTGTTGTTTCAGTTTGTTTTGGTGAAGTTGCTGCGTGGGTTGTCTGCTCTGGGCTGGTTGTGGTGGGTTCGCCACTTGTGGTTGATGATTGGAATATTGTCCATGGCGTCGACGATTCAGCGGCTACAATCgccgttgttgttgctttttAAGCTGTAGTCATAGTTGATGTACTTGTTGTGTCGCCTTCATCCTGCTcaagagggaaaaaatggaaacggCCGTTTATGAAccaatataatttttaaatgttaagtTCATACCGTGACAGCAGTGTAAGTCGCCTGCCAATTATATGTTGTTGTGGTTATAGTTTTAGTATTAGCGCCAAAGACAAAGAATTCTAAACCCATTATGTTTTCGGTTGAGGTGACTACGGCAGGAGTCGTACTTCCGTTTGCACGGAACAACAAAGTCGTGCTTTGTTCGGATACCTGCCAAATCAAACAAGTAATGACATCATTCCACCGAAATATGGTGAAATAAAGTCATTAGCTTTCCAAGAATCAAAGAATAACATCATCGACTATTTGATGGATTGCTTACAGTGACGTAGTCACCACTCGCCAAATTGAAGGCGGTGAATTCCAACCGGATTTTCTTTCCTACTGGCACGATAATGGTGACATTGCATTGCCTGAACTCATTCCCGTAGTTGGCGGGGAAGTTGGGAGACTGGACAACACCACTGCCCGCTGACGTCACGTTGGTGCACATATTTTCGCAGGCTTTTGGCGTCCGCAAATGAAATCGACAGACGCGTAGATTCACGCGACAAAtagacaaattcaaaataatttcgatCATTAGATATTTTGtaccgtttgaaaaaaaataagaaaatgaatagGCGTTACCTGGTGGATACAACATGGAACAAGAACTCCCTTGGCTCTGTCGCGggtaagaaaatgaaaagtctGAAACTGGAAAATATTACAGGAATTGTTTAAGCAAATGAAATTTACCGTCACAGAGAAAGTCGCCTGCCAATTGTATATGGCGCTGTTGGGTTTAGTACTGTCATCACAGATAAAGTCAATGTACATTGAGTTGATGGTTGCGGGGACTAGGTCGGGAATTGTGTTGCCGGTTGTATAAGGCAATAGAGACGTGAAATCATCGTAAACCTGAGAAAACAAACCAATTTGCAAAACCGCATCAAGAAGGAACAAAAtgtttcgatttcttttccttaccTGAACATTGGCTTTGTCAGTCTCCACATTGAAGGTGGTGAATTTCAATTGGATCATCCATCCTTCCGGCGCGGAAATGGTGACAAGGCAAACCCTGGAAGAATTCCCGTAGTCGCCGGGGAAGTTGGGAGACTGGAGGACACCTCCCCCAGACGTCAGATCGGTGCACATAGTTCCGCACGCTTCGCTCCCGCAAACGATTTGTACAGTCGATTGATTAAACGAGTCAAATTTCGATTCATTACACTTTTGAACATCCAATTTATGAGACAAACGTTGACGTCACGTTGGTGCACATGTTTCCTCAGGCTTTGATACGTATAGATTCACGTGTTGCCGTCAGTcatattgaaatcaaattaatacGACAATCAAATTGTGCGCCATACCTGGATCATCAACGGAGCAATTAAAAAGAACCGGCgatggggttgttgttgtcgtccacAGCGTCGATGATGAGGCGGCATCAGATGGTGTGGTCGATGgaattgatgttgttgttgttgtctccaCTTGCGTCGTTGATGATGGAGTCGATGTTGTTGTCTGCCCCTCGCTTGTCGTTTCCGTTGTTGGCGAAGAGGTTGACTGTGTTGTTGCTTCTGCTGTCGTGGCTGGTGAAGTTGAACTTGTTAAATTTGCTTCCTCTGTGCTGGTAGTGGTGGGgtctttggttgttgttgacaAGGAAACTGTCGTTGTCTCTGCCGGCTTGCTTGACCTGATTCCGtgaaagaaattgattttgatggCGTTGCCATTGCAGACGCTGTTCTAATGGGCGAAGGTtacgttgttgttgatgttgcggAGGTTGTTGGTTCGCTGCTGGCGGTGGCTGGGACTGCTGttgtcgctgctgctgtgcttgGTGTCGTTGAGGAGACGAAACTCGACGGAAATGATGTCGTGGATGAAAATGCCGATGTTGTTGTGTCCGCTCCATCCtgttgagaaaaaagaattcagaaaatgaaatcagaaACTCAATTTAACTTTGAATGTGAGCTGTTGGTAACCGTGGAAGTGCTTGGCGCAGTCGATGTTGTTGTCTGTTCTGCGCTTGTGGTTGATGTTGCCCAAGTTGTGGGTGAAGTTGTTGACTGAGGCGTTGTTTCTGTCGTCGCGACTGGTGTTGTTGTAGAGGTGGTTTCCTCTGCGCTGTTCGTGGTTGCCGTTGGCTGGGTTGTTTCCATTGTTGTTGTGACAGCAGAGGACGTTGTTGGTGGAGATGTGGTTGTGGAAGTTGTCTGCTCTGGGTTGGTAGTTGTTGAGGCATTTGTTGTCGTTGACGTTGAAGGTTTGGTGGTTGTGGTGGTTGGTACTAGCGTTGATGTAGTTCTGGTTGTTGAGTATGAGCTCAAGGTGCTGCTGGACTTTGTGCTGGATGTCGAAGGTTTGGTCGATGTGGTCCCAGCAGTTGTTttcttcgttgttgttgtggttattGGTTTAGTCGTCAAAACAGTTGATGCCTTTGTCGTTGTTGGTCTCGGACTGGAAGTTGTCTTGACGGTTGTTGTCCTCGATGTTGTCGTCGGCTTGAGGGTTGTTGTCGTTTTGGACGACGGAGTCGTTCCTGCGGTTGGTCTGCCTGCCGATGTTGTCTTGGTTGTTGGTTTGGCCGTCGTTGACGTCGTGGCAGGTTTAGCGGACGTCGTTTTGACGGTGGTACTGCTGGAGGGTTTGACGGTTGTCGTCCAGGTGATGGGCTTGGTGGTCGTTGTCTTTAATGTAGTTGTTGGTATAGCGGTTGTTTTCTTGGACGTTGATGTGGTTGTTTGCCGGTCAGTTGTCTTTGACGTTACAGGCTTGGCGGAAGTTGTTGTCCTAAAAGTTGACGTTGTTGTTTTGAGAGTTGTTTTGGACGATGTTGCCGTTCTTGCGGTTGTTCTGACTGACGTTGTTGTCTTGGCAGTTGTTGGTTTGGCCGTTGCTGTAGTCGTGGCAGGTTTGGTTGACGTCGTTCTGACGATGGTTGTTGAGGACGAGCGCTGGGTGCTGCTGGATTTTGGGCTGGTTGTCGAAGGATTGGTCGACGTGGTTCCAGCAGTTGTTTTCTTGGTTGTTGCTGTGGTTTTTGGTTTAGTTGTCGAAACAGTCGatggcttcgactttattgtGCTCGGACTGGAAGTTGTTGTCGTCGGCTTGAGGGTTGTTGTCGTTTTGGACGATGTCGTCGTTCCTGCGGTTGTTTTCCATAACGTTGTTGTCTTGGCAGTTGTTGTAGTCGTGGCAGGTTTGGTGGACGTTGTTCTGACGGTGGTACTGCTGGAGGGTTTGACGGTTGTTGTCGAGGTGATGGGCTTGGTTGTTTTTGTCTTGGTTGATGTTGTGGTAGTTGGTTTAGtggttgttgttttgaaaGTTGTCGGCTTGCTGGTTGGAGTAGTCTCAGCGGTTGTTTTCTTGAAagtggttgtggttgttggTAGGCTAGTTGTCTTTGAGGTTACAAGCTTGGCGGAAGTTGTTGTCCTCGCAGTCgactttgttgttgtctctgcAGTTGTCGTTGGTTTCTGGGTGGTTGTGGCAACTGGTTTGGGTTTATGGGCCTCCTGTTTCGTGCATCATAgatcaacattttcaatttctaaAGCAGAAATGGATTAGAACGAGAAATAGACAAAAACAACTTACCACGGCCACAGCCAGGCAAACGACAACCAGAAGGAAGAGAATCGGAAATAACTTCATTTTCTATCTAGGAGATGTGGTGGGTGGTTATGAATCCAACGCCGAAACGGGTCGTCTTTTTTATACACGCGCCGCAATTGTCTGTATCGATAATTAAAGTAGCGTCAGTTCAACTATCGATTCAAATGAAACCGGACAACAACTCAACTGAATCTCTCGCCACCCGTTTTGGGCTATACAAGTCGTGACACGTAGTCAAATTTCTCCCATTGGCCAAAAGATATTCCCATCGACACAATAGTGGCGTCCTGGAGAGGTGTTAAAAAATGGATCGAATGTAGGCCACCAACTGCAACAACATCTGCCTGACTGGGAGCGTGCGCACGCAACTGAAGGGTCTTTCTAGTCCAGTGAAACAGACGGAGTCGCACATGTTCCGGTGAGGGCGTCGAACGCGacgcatttttcaattttctctgtacaaaacaaaaaacaaacaaataaataaatacaaaattgaatCAGCAGGTAGGACAGCATTTGACATACGATCGTAACGGTGCGGACGTATTTCTACTTTAATTTGCCTCATTCGTTACTAgcgcaattgatttgaagagCATCCACGATGTGAACTtgtcaaatcaaatcatcCACGGgataatcaatcaatcaactgaatttcaattttgaccCATGAAACAGTTAAGTCATAAGGGAAAGGTGGAGGAGGAAGGCGAGGAgattaatttctaaaaatctggtcgtggaaaatagaaaaaagacgcAGGCGATTAGTGCGCCTGGATTAATCGAGTCTACATGTCAGAGTAATGGTATATGTTAAtagaatgaaatcaaattaacTACAGTTCACTCATcatttaggagagaaaaaggcatttcatTCGTTTGATAGAAATATGGCTAAAATGctgggatagaaataaaatagaaaaacaggcGCAGGTGGTTGGTGCGCCTGGGTGATTAATTAACACAGCGGAGCATCGCCCGTACAGGTTTATGGACGTTGCAAGTATATGGGATAGCGTTTCACTTGGAAATGACTCGGCACGCAACGACAGACTGTGTGACAATATTCGACAAATATTCAACAGGTTACAGTCGCACGCGGGACGCGGAGTTATTTCAATAAGTAAGTAGGAATTGAATTGCATTTGATTGTAAAGCATTTGAAAAATGGACGGAATGGGAAAGCCTTCCCTACTTCCATATTTTGAACTGAAAGGTATCTTAGAGTTTAGTGCAGATCTCAAATTATTTGACGTAATTAAATaatctaagccattgataggacaaatgttttgcctcTTATCTTTGGTGGGTGAATCAAACCAAACCTCGAGATATTTACCTAATGCATTCCATAATTAGATGGCTCGGCTGCAACCAGTAATGATTGAGAAATAAATTTACCCATATTCTAAAATGGCAACTACTAGCTACCACCTGTGGCGGTGATACACGAACACGAACAGTGACGGACCGATGTCACTTTTCAAATTGGACTCGCTTCATCATGTCCGTAACTCGTCGGTGTTCCggcttttgtctttttcattgcatttgtGTTTTAAAGGCTATATTTCCATTCTAATGTTGTTCGGCGAGAGGTAAAATAAACTACAGCCACATAGCCCAATCCGAATGAATACACAAAGCCCTTCCTTGGTGTCATTTTGTGTCTAATAACGATAggaaatgtcttttttttttaatcttgaaAATACCTCAGTTTGGTCGATTGGTCCAGGAAGAAACTGGCCCGAGGATCAGAGGGGACGAATTGATCGTTATACTTGCCATGGCTCTATCTTCCGCCGAGGTAAAGTGGCAGATCGGCGAAAAGGTTTGGGCCAAGTTGTCATGTATAATCATCTGTGTAGAACCAAAACGGAATCAATAAAGAGATCAGCATTAGGGATATTGAAAGGAAGTAGTCAAGTAGGCTTATTTGAAAGGATCGCTGGGACTATAGGACTGAACCCAATAAAAcggttgattttttattttaaaatagctcGATTATACATAAATACCTGATGTGTAAAAACATTAAATTCAAGAAATGAAATCCAGGTTTTCAACTGGAATGTGGAGGACcttcccaactttgaaaaagtgaaaatgaaagaatatcTCTGAATCGATTGGAAAAGAAGTGATGTGACATGTTATACTTACGTAGAAATCTGCCATTTGATTTGACTGCAGCTGATTAGGGGGAAGGTTTAATAGAATGACAGCACATCAACTGATGTTGAATGAATAGGCGCTTAATCTCCTAACTTGCACGAACTAATCAACACTTAAAATCCTAAAACAAAGGTATGTTTGACGTGTCCTAGAAATGAGCaag
The sequence above is drawn from the Daphnia pulicaria isolate SC F1-1A chromosome 1, SC_F0-13Bv2, whole genome shotgun sequence genome and encodes:
- the LOC124348780 gene encoding salivary glue protein Sgs-3-like, whose product is MKLFPILFLLVVVCLAVAVEAHKPKPVATTTQKPTTTAETTTKSTARTTTSAKLVTSKTTSLPTTTTTFKKTTAETTPTSKPTTFKTTTTKPTTTTSTKTKTTKPITSTTTVKPSSSTTVRTTSTKPATTTTTPSPVLFNCSVDDPACENMCTNVTSAGSGVVQSPNFPANYGNEFRQCNVTIIVPVGKKIRLEFTAFNLASGDYVTVSEQSTTLLFRANGSTTPAVVTSTENIMGLEFFVFGANTKTITTTTYNWQATYTAVTDEGDTTSTSTMTTA